aaacaaaaataaaattaatatgAACATGAAATTGTGACATGATCAAACGAAGTTCAAGTTCAGCAATGCATACAAGCACAACATAGCAAAGGAGTAAACAGGTCTACTTAAGTACTTAACTACGTATACTGTTATACAACATAGAAAATTTAATTAGGACATCAGTTTTGAGCTTCAGCTTCATCTTCCACGACAACAGTAGCTTCCTCCACTTCTCCAAATGACAAACTCTGCAACTCTGGTTAATCAAGAGAGAGATTTGCAACTTCCAGGATGCTAACACCAATTAGAATGTCAAAACTATCTGCTCCCGCATCCCACATTCTTGTTGCCCCGCTTGATAGAGGAACCGAGGTTAGAAAGTGAGAAGAGAACTGAGAAGAATGGGAGGGAAGAAGCCAGCTCAccgttcttaaaaaaaaaacaatgggCGCTCCCCATTGATTTCCCATAAAGAAACCGCCAACAATGTCTTACAACAGTTTTGCTGAACAAAGCCAGCTCACCGTGGCCAGGACAAATGGAGATCTCGCCGCCTCGCttgcgccggcgccaccgcaAGCTTGCCGTTTGCTCCTGCTGGTCACAGCCACCACGAACTAAGGCAGAGGAGGCTGGGGCATGGGGACGGGCAGTGGCCAGTGCCTCACTAGTATTAGTGATGAGAGATAGGGTTTCTAAATGGGCCGGGCTGTATCCTTAGTCCCCCAGATGAATCCACCGAGTTTCCATCGTAtatatctttattttttttgtttattcgACCGATATTCCTGGGATACGTACTGAGGTGTATCAGATACGGGTACGCAGCCTAAGTGAAGTATGAGGTAAGTGTCCAATACATATCCCTATTGCCTGTGTATAGTCTAGCATTGCATATTGGGCTTTTAGAAGGGCTTTGAATAAGGGGTATTGGTCAGGACGTGTTCCCAGCCGTATCAGGTCAGTGTCCACTACATGTTCCTATtaaatttaattatttttaataaaaagGATGGGATACTTGGGGGGCACACGCTTCCCCATATCTACAGACACTTCTCGAGTGTCCATGCTTCTTAGCTCTGGGAGCACCAAGGTTTCTTTTTTGGCACACAACAACCCAAATAATGTGTGCATATTGTAATTAGTTGCCAAGACAGTTCCATATGATTCCAAAGATGGCTAAAATGCCTATGCGCAGAAATAATACGATGCATCAGAATAGTTCCATATTGAAACCTAAGTCATCCCCAAACTGTGGTTCAAGTCAGTAACCAATAAGTCACGTATTGAAAATGTGATTAGCAGTTATCTTTGTCAcaagagaaaaataacataaacAAGCAAGTAATCAGTATGCTTACTCAATCAGTAATGTATTGAAAATGTGACTAGCAGTTACCTTTgtcacaaaagaaaataacacaGGTAGGCGCTTATTGAACAATCACAAAGGCctgccttaaaaaaaatcgaagGGCGTTGCAAACAATTATACACCATCATTACAGTAATTATTTACTTCATTCTTGATACAGTGGTAGTGTGCACACTCATGCCATCTAAATATGGGCTAGTGTGCATGTGCATGAGAAGGGGCATCGGTGTATGCGATTATACTGTTGAAACTATTGTCTACATTAGATGGTGTGATTATAGACTAGTCATGAACTTCCAACATTTTCGGCAAGTTAAAAAAAGATTCCCAATCTCCTAGATTTTTGTCAGTGTTTACTATTCCCCCTTGCTCAATTGAGGTGATTAACATCATTGGCAACTGATAGTCATCACATACTTATTGATAGTTAGTACGTGCATTTGCGGAAAACTCAACCATTTGTTTGCTCGAATTAGTGAATTGGAATGTAGGGAATCAACTCGTAGAACTGACCGACGGATCCCCTTGGCGAGGAAGAAAGACTTCAAAGGCGGCGTGTCGCGTGCGCGCCGGCAAAGGGCAACACAACACGGCTGGGTTGGGCGACTCCTGGGCGGAGGCAACGCAGTAAGGCGCGCGAAGAAGGTGATAGAAGCAATGCGGCCACGGCTGCCGATGGAGAGCAGCAGGAGCAATGGTGGCATCTGCAACCCGAGCCAGAGTTGCAGAGTAGCCTGGACCCTGGAGCACGCGCTCACCAGGCTGCTGTGGCGGCGATCTCTTCGATGGAAGATCCTTGTGTGCCTGACGATCTCCTccagctctctctccctctccctttcACCTCTGCTAGCACGAGCAAGTAGCGACGCGAAGcaacgcggcggcggccgcagctcTGCTGTCGAAGGAGCAGCTCGCgggagaaaacaaaagaggAAAGGAATAATGAAAGGACAGGGTAAAGACCAACGAAAGAAGAGAGGCAGGGCAACCCTAATGGGCCTAGTTGGGCTTTCAAAATCGGGCCCACGTATCCTATCCTATTCTCTTTTTGGACATATCTTCCAAAGTCCATGCCCTTTTAAGACAAATTCCTCCTGTGGTCCTAACAAACTGAATTGTTGAAACTAACGATAATAtcactacggagtactatgtTACCGCtataaataaaattacaaaattaTCCTCCAGAAGTTTTAAACAACTTGATATTACCAATTAAGTTAAACCATGATACTTTTACATGCTCCAAATATTAATCTAATATAACATAGTAATAGATAGAGTAAACTCCACTGTGATTCTGTGAACCATGTATTTGTGATAATAAGGTACCAAAGACATTTTTTCTCTGTGTCCCTTAGAACCAGATTTTCACAAATGGTAGTGTGTCGTTCCCTCCTAGTACGGGTTGAAATTACGATGTAAATCTGGTtcaccaaaaaataaaaaatggctTAAACTGACACCATGTAACAACACAAATATAGTTTAAACTGGAATTTACTCTATCAAATCTGCATACAAAATTTTGAGTTAGTGGTCATCCATTCACTCCCCCATAATCCTTCTCTTCTCAGTTTCTCACCCCAATAAGTCAGACTCTGCAAACCCTCCCTTCCTCTGTCTCCTGCTCCTGCCTCTGCTCTACAACCTCCATAAGTTTGAGTTCACCGTCCAAGTCCAGCAAAGCCTATCATCAGGCTTTAATGGCATTTCCCATATCCATAGTCCAACTATCATTTTGATCTTGTCGTTATCAACAAATTTCCTTGCTTTGGCACAGGCACCATGGTAGTCTAAAGAATGCTTCCACCATGATGAAGCAACAGCTATCGAAGACACCAAGCAAGCAGTCCATCCAATTCCACTATGTTAGAATAAGGACTGGCTAATTGTTGAAGCCGGCAGTGGCCGTACAATCACAGCCCGCAGAATCTCTCTGGCACTAATTCAACTAGGTCCAACCACTCCAAGACACTCAGACATCACACAAGCTAGCTACAGTACCGCTCAAACAACAGGCAAACATGATTCAAAACGTGAAAGGGTCGAAATTTCTAATCAGTTTTGGCCAAAGAAGTGAATCGCAAAGCTAACAAGCATCTTCTACACAAACGTATCGGAAATCTAGCTCATCTCGATAGATATATACGCATGGATTACTTGGCACCAAACCGGTGGCGTCTCCAAGTCAGCATCGCCGGAAGCTGGCCACTGACCAGCCAGCCAGACACGGTGGCGAGCGACATGAACAGCTAGCCGGGCATCAAATTAATTCAGGACCGAGATCTGCTAGCTAGCAGCGACGAAGCAAATACGCGCTACCAGAAGAACATGACGGCAACAAGCGAGCTAGCTACCGTTCTCTTGCCGGATATGGATAGACCAGAACCAACCCTGAATTTCCACTCTAGTGGTAACTCGGTTCACGCGGAACACAGCGCGCCGCTAGCTCCGGAGGGAgacgcgcgcgcgcgacgAGCGAGGCAGGAGATCGGCGCGCTCTCTAAGTGGATAGGGGAGCGCGCGACAAAGAGAGGCAGGAAAGGAAATCAGAcctgcagcggcggcagaggaggaggaggcggcggcggcgagtggGAGCGAGAGGCTTTGTTCCTGccgtgcggcggcgccgtcagCTGGCTAAGGACTAGGACTAGGGACGAAGCGAGGGAAGCAGCCTACGGTTTTTATTCAGTTGGGGctacatgggccgggccgacCTCCAACCCTATGGCCACtcttaattattatttttgttccgctcaaaaaaatattattatttttgtttgtttcatttagaaaaatatgacatgttcctctcaaaaaaaaatatgacatgtaCAACAATATGATAATGTAGTTTCCAGGAAAATGTACCATGCGCTAAACGAAGCAAAATTTGCatacatgaaaaaaattaaCTCTTTGGATTGAAGGATTTTCATAGGGTTTTGGTAGGATTCTGACccataggaatttttcctaCAGAGACTCTTTGGTTCAAAGAAATGAATCCTCCTAAATTCCCATGGATTGGTTCCTACACCCTAATCCTATGAGAATTCTAGCAAGAGGTTGGACATCTTGAAAAAATTCCTATGTGTGTATGACAACTATGTCTCACACTAATGTCTAGGCAAAATTTCTACATTTTTCCTGTGATGCAACCAAACACATTCTAATATCGATTCCTATGTTTTGAATTCCTGTATGATTCAACATGCCATGGCATCATATTCCTGTATTTTTCCTGTTCCTGTGTTTTACAAATCCTTTGACCCAAAGAGGCACTAAGCATACTAGACGTACATAGGGAGAGGATGTGAAATTACTAAATACACATGAGAAAGTGACAGCATAAGTGAAATCAACATATTAAATgttgttttctgaaatttaaaaatattttgtaGCTCAAAATGTTAGATTTCAAAACTCGACCCCTTCATAGGTATTGTTTCAACCAATTTTTTTGGGCTCTTTCATCATACGGTAATATATAAGTTACCATCCTATTTTATAATATAAGAAGTTATCACGACAGTAACAATTAGCAAACAGAACTAATACTAACTACCAAGGTAAATACATTATCTCATATTGGTGCATACCCTATTTTTATGATAACTATCATGGTGGTTATTAATACTAACCAATATGGTGAATACATCAATATTATGGTGGTAACCATTTCATTCCAAAGCATGCAAAATGGACAAGATTAGTAGCCCCTTAATCTAGAAGTAGAGCATGCAAAATGGCCAACATTTCTATCCATTTAATCCATAAGTTTATCATTACAAAGCATGCAATCCAGCCAAAAAAGTATAGAAGAAAGCTACACATTGCTCACCTTGTCGCGGCAGCGGGTCATGCTGGCCTGGTGGGATGTAGCGACGACAGATCCCAGGGGAGCAGCTTGAACGGAGGAGCGATGtggtgtgccggcagggtgAGCTCCTTCGACGGCAGGGAGACATGGTCTAGTACGGCGAGTTGTGGCGGCCAGGGATGGGGAGGGCGGCTCCGACTAGATGGATGGAGTGGGGAGAATGGGGAGGGGCGGCGGTGCCGCTGGATGGGGAGGGGAGAGGCAGCAAAACCCTATCGGGAGATATAGGGACTAGGGCCTAGGGGTGCGGCTTAGCTCAGGGGCATTTCCCGCGCGGTGGCAATTTCCTCGTAATTACTGGGCAAAGTTGGTAGGCAATTTTCTAAGTGCCGGGCCGAGAACCTCAAGAAGCTAGTCCAACCCAACTTTCCAAAATACTCATGAACACGAGTGGACTGCTCAAAACAGCCCATGAGAAGTTTTCCCTTATTTTAGGTTCGTGCTTCCTGGAAATGCAAAAGACGAGGGCCAAAATCTACCGAACAAGCCTATATGGAATACCGCTGCCACATGTCACAGCTGTACTTGATAGTCATTTCAACGAAACAATATGCCACTACTTTGGTGGACCAACATGTATAGTTTGTAAGATATAATGATATTTAGTTGATGAACATGCATCTTAGTTTGCTGACTCCTTTAAACACAAGCAGGAAGGCAGAGAAAATGAATCCACCAATACACTGACGGCTGGAGCTGGAACTCAGTCGCTATCATACTTTTTGAGTTTCCGAACTCGTTGGCTCCTTCGGGTGTCCGCAGCTACGAAAACAGGCTTTTCATTATGCAAATTGTGCATGTCTTTCTCAGTTTTATTCTTTGCATGTACGTTAGGAGACTTTTCCATTTGGTCCTTTCCATCCACACGATTCTTTGCGGCCTGCTTAACTTCCACAAGCTGTTGGTACCCTTCTTCCTGGGCTGCTCGATTATCTATAAGGACATCATCAACGTTCTgcaaagacaaaaaaaaaatcagctaCAAGTATGTTGGAAATATGTTCTTTTTACAACAAATAAGAGAGTGAAccatgtacttcctccgtcccatattaagtgacacaaatttgcccaaatatggatgtagttatgcctaaaaagcgtctagatacatgtaatagaaagtcacttaatatgggacggagggagtatatgatacATGGTCTATATTGAATTtgtcttaattaattaactacaATCATGAAAGGATGGTAGATCTAGGAAATACTGGAAAAACAACATGAATATTATGAGCTTTAGCACTATTTCCTCATAAAAAGTGTAAACATTGAGCAAGCAGTCATTTCTACCTATGTTCGGAAATGGATACCACAGTAGCCAAAATCATCAGTTTCAGATTATTATCCAATAAATTCAGGTATGTTTGGTTCGTGCCAATTCATGCCGTACCAAAATTTGCCAACCATTGACTAGCAAAAAATGGCTAGAGATTCCTTAGACCTTTATTGGCTAAAATTTTGGCAAGAGCTGTGAAGGGATTGTGAGGTGAGAGGGCAAGTTCCCATAGGAAACCAaaatttttttggcaaacaACCAAGCGATGGCCAAGATCTAATGGGCAGGCACCAACCAGACATATCATGACACAATGTCAACACTCTATTTCAAGAAGCTCACAATTATGACGACCTACATCCATACAGCTGAATTTTCTACTATAGTAACATTTGTGATATATATACTATTTATTAGATTGGCTCTAAAttacctactccctccgtccaacaaaaaatgtctcaagtttgtcaaaatttggatgtatctagacatgacttagtgtatagatgcattcaaatttagtcaaagttgagacatcctttgttggacggaggaagtaagtAATTTTTTAAATACAGCATGATTAAAATAGAGAAGAATGATATTATATGGAACATGAACTTACTTCTTTGTATAACTCTCCTATGTGGGCACGAATTAGGGGATTATCTGCAGAAAAGAGCATCTGAACCGTGACTTCCTTTGCATCCGGTTGGGTCGCGCCTTCTTCTGCAATATTTCTCTTGGCATATCCCATTGCATAATCAGCTGACCTATCTGATAGAGCAGATGGCATTCCAGCAAGTGGTTTACATTTGTCCTCCTTCTGAACCAAACTATGCAGGTCCTTCTTTTTCTGAGGACGAGTCCCATCCTTCTTACGAGAGGCTATCTTGATTCGAGCCTTTTGACTCTTTTGACGCACCTTAACTCGTGTGTGGTCTACATCAGATGACAACTCTTCATGTTTGTTGCGAACTTTGCTGAGATGGTCTTGAAGCCTAAGGATTTGAGACTGGATACCATCCATTCTCAGAAGAATTTCTCTTAAAGAATATTGCTCAAAGACCCTGTCAGTTTCCTTGGCCTGCAGTAATGTATTGGTATCTGCAGCAACTGCATTAAGAACCGATAAATAATAAAGAATTAGACATTTGTAAAACAAAACTACAATgcgca
The Brachypodium distachyon strain Bd21 chromosome 2, Brachypodium_distachyon_v3.0, whole genome shotgun sequence genome window above contains:
- the LOC100827365 gene encoding uncharacterized protein LOC100827365 → MAAPPTVDSNGNDADVKARDGVVRSETMGGINCGDNILHSTVPVPVDGDPMETNGSLGNTEADDIQFPADGHGDSTESSSSFGPSCSISGDEAMSDFNGIEVDSPLLGHINVDDTISVPKIVRQKQVTTKWRETVGSIRWRCQWLELRMKELLSQVAKYDKELDLINHEKDLQLEMIKADNSNPELAEVNVQSHDTNTMRRRKRKRHEDNMDTSLYMKNHQILSYYHENKNSGAETDGVLINDAFDSIVAADTNTLLQAKETDRVFEQYSLREILLRMDGIQSQILRLQDHLSKVRNKHEELSSDVDHTRVKVRQKSQKARIKIASRKKDGTRPQKKKDLHSLVQKEDKCKPLAGMPSALSDRSADYAMGYAKRNIAEEGATQPDAKEVTVQMLFSADNPLIRAHIGELYKENVDDVLIDNRAAQEEGYQQLVEVKQAAKNRVDGKDQMEKSPNVHAKNKTEKDMHNLHNEKPVFVAADTRRSQRVRKLKKYDSD